GCGCCACGCCGAGATCATGGGTCACGATCACCACCGCCAGATTGAGTTCGCGTACCAGCGTGCGCAGCAGGTCAAGCAGACGTGCCTGCACCGACACATCCAGCCCGCCGGTCGGTTCATCCATAAACACCAGCGTCGGCTGCGTCACCAGGTTGCGCGCAATCTGCAAGCGCTGTTGCATCCCGCCGGAGAAGGTGGTCGGCAGGTCATCAATACGCCCAGCCGGGATCTCCACATCCTGCAACCAGCGCATCGCTTCAGCACGAATGTTGCCGTAGTGGCGCTGGCCGACCGCCATCAGCCGCTCGCCGATATTGCCCCCCGCCGTCACCTGCGGGCGCAGGCCATCAAGGGGATGTTGATGTACCACCCCCCATTCGGTGCGTAACAGACGGCGTCGCTCGCTCTCGCTTAACTGATACAGATCCTGATCGCGATAGATAATGTTGCCCTGCTGCGGTGCCAGGCGGGCTGACAGGCTGCGCAGCAAGGTGGTTTTACCGGAACCGGATTCGCCCACAATCCCCAGCACTTCGCCGGGATAGAGTTCAAAACTCACCTCTTCAAACCCCTTGCCGGGTGCATAGAGGTGGGTAAGGTTATTGACCGCAAGCAGCGGCTGTTCACTGTGCATGCTGTTGTTCCTGCTGCTGGTGGCAAAAATCGGTATCGGAGCAGACGAACATGCGCGTACCGGCATCATCCATCACCACCTCATCAAGGTAGCTGTGGCGGGAACCGCACAGCGCACAGGGTTGATCCCACTGTTGCACGCTGAACGGATGATCGTCGAAGTCGAGGCTTTCCACTTTGGTATACGGCGGCAGCGCATAGATGCGTTTCTCACGCCCGGCACCAAACAGTTGCAGTGCTGGCATCATATGCATCTTGGGGTTGTCGAATTTGGGGATCGGCGACGGGTCCATCACGTAGCGATCGTTGACCTTCACCGGGTATGCGTAGGTGGTGGCGATATGGCCGTAGCGGGCGATATCCTCATACAGTTTGACCTGCATGATGCCGTACTCCTCCAACGCATGCATGGTACGGGTCTCGGTTTCACGCGGTTCGATAAAGCGCAGTGGCTCGGGGATCGGCACCTGGAAAATCAGGATTTGATCTTCCTCCAGAGGCGTCTCCGGGATGCGGTGACGCGTCTGAATTAGGGTCGCATCATGGGTGCGCTCCGTGGTGGCCGCACCGCTGACCCGCTGGAAGAAGCGACGAATCGATACCGCGTTGGTGGTATCGTCGGCCCCCTGGTCAATCACCTTCAGCACATCCTGATCGCCAATGATGCTGGCGGTGATCTGAATGCCGCCCGTGCCCCAGCCGTAAGGCATCGGCATTTCGCGCCCGGCAAAGGGCACCTGATAACCTGGGATCGCCACCGCTTTCAGGATGGCGCGGCGGATAGTGCGTTTGGTCTGCTCATCCAGATAGCCGCTGTTATAGCCGCTCAGTTCACTCATCATTCTGCTCCTGATACTGTTGGCGCAGCCGCTTGAGCAACTCCAGCTCCGCCTGAAAATCGACGTAGTGCGGCAACTTCAGGTGCGAAACAAAGCCTGCGGCTTCCACATTGTCGGCATGGGCCAGCACAAACTCTTCGTCCTGTGCCGGGCTGGTGATGCGCTCCTGGTACTCACGGGTTTGTAGCGCACGATCCACCAGCGCCATCGCCATCGCCTTGCGTTCGGCACGGCCAAACACCAGGCCGTAGCCACGGGTGAAGTGCGGTGCGCTGTCGCCCTGGGTGGTAAAGCCGTTGACCATCTCGCACTCGGTTAGCAGGATTTCCCCGATCTCAATCTCAAAGCCCAGTTCCTCCGGGCAGATGGAAACGCTGAGATAACCGGTGCGGATCTCACCGGCGAACGGGTGGTTACGGCCATAGCCACGCTGGGTAGAATAGCCAAGCGCCAGCAAGAAGCCTTCGTCACCGCGTACCAGTTGTTGCAGGCGTGCCGCACGTGATGCCGGGAAGGTCGGTGGTTCACGGGTGATATCGCAGGGCTCGCTGCCATCATCCACTTCGTGCGCCGCCAGCCCTTCCGCCGTCATCATGCTGAACATGTGCGGGCAATGCTCAGGTAGCGCCTGATCATCACGCGGTGCCGTCGGGGTTTCACCATTTGCCAGCAGGGTAAAATCCAGCAGACGATGGCTATAGTCATAGGTCGGGCCAAGCACCTGGCCGCCTGGCAGATCTTTGTACACCGCGGAGATGCGGCGTTCGATACGCATGGCGTCCGTAGCCAGCGCCAGACTGTCAGCCAGACGTGGCAGCGTGGTGCGATAGGCGCGGAGCAGGAAAATCGCTTCGACTAAATCGCCGCTGGCCTGTTTGATCGCCAGCGCCGCCAGCTGGGGATCATAGATGCCACCTTCGGTCATCACGCGGTCCACCGCCAGACCGAGCTGCGCGGCCAGCTGGTCACAATGCAGTTCTGCCAGTGCGCGATCGCCACGTCGCAGGTCGGCCTGAAGTTCATGGGCGCTGGCAATCGCCTTTTCGCCCCCTTTCACCGCCACGTACATCAGCACACCTCCACATCGGTGGTACGCGGCAGTGCCATCATCGCTTCGCCGCAGGTGAAGATCAGATCGACGCCCTGCGGGAACGGATGTGGACGTTCGCGCAGGTAATGCAGGATCGCTTCCGGCAATTGCGGCGCAATGGCGCGCGATTCACGCAGGCCAGGGCCGGAGAGGCGTAGCGTCAGGCCGCCATTCAGCGCCGGGACTTCCACAATCAGCGTGGTGCTTTTTTCAGGGGACAGATTGTCTCCGGCGGCGAACTGAGCCGGATCGGGATTGGCACTGGCATGGGTCAGGGCAAAAGGCGCATCGCGCTCGCTGACAATCGGCACACCGGTATGAAAACGCAGGTTATTGCGCAGCAGTTCATTATCTACCTTGCCATCCAGCCACAATGCACTCTCCTGGTCGACCAGCGTCAGCAGCACTGCCGTTGCCGCCGGTGACAGATCGCCCCAGCCCTGCGTCAGCGGTAAGGCCACCATCACACCCGGCTCGCTCATCGCTTTCAGAATGCGGCGAAAAGCGCGCTGAGCGTCTGCCACCGGATGGTTAAAACTTGCCAGTAATGTCATCAGTTATCTCCGCGAACCAGCGTAAAGAAATCCACTTTGGAGCTGGCGATTTCACGTGCGCGCAGCTGACGCTGTTCTTCACGCAGGGCCGCCAGCGGGGCAATCACTTTTTCTTCAATCAGCGCCTGGGTTTCCGGCTGCTGTAATAAGGCATCGATCAATGCGCAGCGCTCGGCATGGGCTTTGTCACGGCCCAGCACATAGCTAAATCCAAGGGTGCCATCGTGCAGCTTCACCACCGCGCGCGTCACCGTGGCATCGCCCATCACGAAGCGTTTGCCGCTGCCACCCATGCGGGCCTGCAAACGGGTCAGACCGGTTTCTGCCGGACGGACGCATTCAAAACTCGGGGCGAGACGCAGCGGCTGCCAGTGCGCTTCCAGCACGCTGGCATCACTGTGGGCCAGCACCGAGAGCCAGTTCTGGCGGGCTGTTGGTTGTTTCATTAGTGCTCCAGAGTCAGTTCAATCATGTCGCCACGCGTCAGGCTGACGGAGTACTCCGCCACCTGACCGTCGCTGTTTTTGTTCAGGGTGCGCACGCACAACACCGGCGACTGCAAGGCAATCTCCAGTTGTTGACACTCTTTGGCCTGTGCACGGCGGGTGCTGATACGGGTTTGTGAACGGGTCAGTTGCAATCCGAGATGCTGTTGCAGGTGGTCATGCAGCGATCCGCTGTGGAACTGCTGTAACGCGGGCCACCAGCTCAGTTCGGACAGATAGTGATTAATCACGCAGACCGGCACACCATTGACGCGACGCAGAGTTCGCAGGTGGATCACGTTGTCGCCTTCATTGACGCCAAGCGCGGTTGCCACATCGTGGCTGGCCGGGCGCAGCACCGCCAACAGACGTTCGCTGGTAGGATGGCTGCCCTGCTCCAGCAGGTTCTGACTGAAGCGTGCCTGTGCATGCAACGGGTAGTCGTAAGGACGCATCAGTACCAGGATGCCCACGCCATGACGCCGTTGCAGCAACCCTTTATTCACCAGTTCGTCCACTGCGCGACGCAGCGTGTGGCGGTTGACTTCATAATGTGCGGCCAGCTGTTGTTCGGAAGGCAAGTAATCGCCGCAGCGATATTGTTGCTGCAACGCCTGCTCCAGTTGAGCGGCGACTGCCTGATACACAGTGGTCGGATGTCTGGATATCTCCATCACCATCAATACCTCGCTGGCGAGTGTTGAGGAAACGCAGCAAGAGGCGCTGCGGGATGGCGACTACCTTGGCTGAGGCAAATGACAAAGCCGTGACGGCTCAATGACGTGCTGATGAATTTGCTTTTGGGCAGCAAAACGTGACTGCCATAGCAGGTGTTTTAATAAAAAATTTTTAACTGTTTCCTTTGTGACGGCGCTCAACAATTTTTCTGCCTTTTTCACAACATTAACGCTTCCCTTGCGTAATGCAGCTTTTCAGACTTCTGCTAACTTAAATCATGATCCCTCCTTGTTACGCGACTTTTAAAATGATTAATACAATCAAACTGTCAGACGGTTTCCGCCGCAATTTTGTGCGTGAAGTGATTTTGCCGTTAACGGCCATTCTGTTGCTGACCTTTGCCGGTGCGGGTGCGGGCCTGTTTTGGGGTACCCGGCTGACCAATAACGAAGCACAAGAACAGCAGCAACGGATGATTGAGGCCTCCTTCGAACAAAGCCTGACGGAGCACCTGCGTCAACTGCGCAGCCTGACACGGTGGGCACCGTTAGCCAGCCAACTGGATTTGCCGCAACCCGACCAACGTTGGCTGGATGAGAATGTCGGCAGTTGGTTATATCAAATGTTCGATCATGAACTGGTGCTGATATTGGGGCGCGATAATCAACTGGTGGACGTGTGGCGCAACGGCCAGTGGATGCCGGATCGTCATGTGGAGCCGCAGGTGCAGGCGATGTTGAACAGCGCACTGCTAAACGCCAGCGACAGTAACCACCCGCCTGAGGACCGGGCCGATTTTGTGCGTATTGGCGATCGTGCCGCTTCGCTGGCGGTGGGAGATATCAACGGAGATGCCCATCAGCCGGGACGCTATCGGCTGGTCAGCGTTAAATATCTCGACGACCACTATCTGTACGGGTTAGCGAATCGCAGCCAACTGCGTCAACTACATTTCAGCGGCAACGCGCCGCAGCCGAATAACAAGGCACATTATCTGCTCAACTCACAACAGGGCGAACCGGTGGGGTATATCAGCTGGGAGCCGGATCGGCCTGGCGCACAGATGTTGCGCACCATCGGCCCTTCTACCCTGTTGTCGGTGGTGATGATTACCCTGGTGTGCCTGTTTATGGTCCGACGTATCTGGACCTCGTCGCTCAGTCTGTCCCAGTCGCTGCTCAGGCTGGGAGCCAGCGAAGCGCAGGCGCAACATCTGGCATTTCACGATGTGTTGACCGGTCTGCCTAATCGTTCAATGGTGGAGGATCGCCTTTCCCAGGCGCTAGCGATGGCCGCCCGCTATGACCACCGCGTTGCCTTACTGCTTATCGACCTCGATCGTTTCAAGACCATCAATGATACCTATGGTCACCATGCCGGAGATGAACTGATTATTCAGGTCGGGCACCGCTTAACCAGTATCGTGCGCGCCAGTGATACCGTGGGCCGCATTGGTGGTGACGAATTTATTATCGTGATGCCAGATGTAGACAATATTGGGCAAGTCCAGTCGCTGGCAAAACGCATCATCAGCGCCCTCAGCGAGCCTTATCAGTTGTTTGGCAGTGAAGCCTGGATTGGTGCCAGCATCGGCCTGGCGCTGGCACCCAAGGATGGACTGGATCGTCAGGAGTTAATGCGCAAAGCCGATATCGCCCTGTACGAAGCGAAAAATAGCGGACGCGGTCAGTTTCGTCAGTTTGAACGGGTGATGGACGAGTCACTGCGTACCCGCCAGCAAATTGCCGCCGATCTACGCCAGGCGCTGCTGCATTTTGACGGACTGGCGGTGTGGTATCAGCCGTTGATGGAGATCAGCGGCCAGCGCGTCGATGGTGTCGAAGCGCTGTTACGCTGGCAACACCCGGAGCGGGGCGAAGTGCCGCCGGGCGAATTTATCGCTATCGCCGAAGAAACCGGGCTGATCATCCCGCTGGGGGAATGGGTGCTGCGCGAGGCCTGTAAAACCTCGTTGCGCCTGCCGCAGTTGATTGTGGCGGTTAACGTCTCACCGGTGCAGTTTCGCGCCAGCGGTTTTGTCGAGCGTATGATTGAAATTGTGCAGTCCGAAGGGGCCGACCCCCAACGCCTGGAGCTGGAAATTACCGAAGGCGTATTGATTGAAGATGAGCATGAAGCGCGTAATAACATCATCGCGTTACGCAGCGCCGGTTTCCGCATTGCGTTGGATGATTTTGGCACCGGCTATTCCAGCCTCAACTACCTCAGTACCTTCCCGGTCGACAAAATCAAAATCGACCGTTCGTTTACCCAATCGTTAGGGGTGGCGCAGAATTCAGCGGCCATCATTGAATCGGTGGTGCGGTTGGGCCACGCCATGGGACTGATGGTGACCGCCGAAGGGGTGGAAACCGAAGGTCAGATGAGCGCCCTTGCCGACGCTGGCTGCAACCAGTTGCAGGGGTATTTGTTTAGCCAGGCGGTGCCGTTTGAGGAGCTGGAAAGGATGGTTTAAAACATTGCGCGAAAAATCGCGCCGCTACGGATACGTGTACTGTAGCGGCGCGATTTTTCGCGCGTCTTAATCTTATTGCGGGAAATCGGTATCAATCGACGTCTGCTTCCACGCCTCAATCTGCGCCAGCCGCTCTTTTAATTTATTGGTCACTGCGTCATAACCCCACGCCCCCATCACCAGATGGCGCGGTGGGTTGGCGTTTTCAGTGATGGCGATCATCGCACTGGCGGCGCGGGCCGGGTCACCCGCCTGGGTGCCGCTGTATTCAGAGGTGGCCTTCATCCGTGCTGCCGCCGTGTCGGCGTATTCCGGCAATTTACTTGGCGTCTGATGCAGCGAACGACCTGCCCAGTCGGTGCGGAACGGTCCGGGTTCAACGCAGGTGACGTGGATGCCCAGAGGGGCAGTTTCCAGCGCCAGCGAATCGGACCAGCCTTCCACCGCGTGTTTACTGGCAGAGTAATAACCGGAGCTGGCAAAGCCGATAAATCCGGCCACGGAGGTAATGTTGATAATATGGCCGCTGCGCGCTTTGCGCATCGTGGGCAGAACGGCTCGCGTCAGGGCGAACAGGCCGAACACGTTGGCATCAAACTGCGCGCGGATTTCCTGCTCCTCGCCCTCTTCGACCGAGCTTTGATAGCCATAACCCGCGTTATTTACCAGCACATCGAGGGTACCAAAGGTCGCCAGTGCCTTACCTACCGCAGCATCAATGCTTGCCTGCTGTGTCACATCTAACGCCAGCGCCAGGGCGTTGCTGTGGCCCTCGACCAAATCCTGCACTTTTGCCGGATCGCGCGCCGTTACCACGGTGTTGAATCCTCTTGCAATCGCCTGCTGCGCCAGTTCCCGGCCAAAGCCCGTGGAGCAGCCGGAAATAAACCATACCGGACGTTTTGCTGTTGCCATGCTGAGACTCTCCTGAAATGAGCCAAGCCCGATGACGATGCCATCGGGCAAAGAGACTAAGCCTGGCAGGAACGCCATAAAGGATTTAGCGCGTTGTGCGCCATCACACCTTCATCGCCGGATAGCGCTGACGTAAATTGGCAAAGATGGCGTGCATCTGTGGCGCGATGTCGGTGGCTGCCCCTGCCGCCACCGCTTTGAACACTTGCTGCTTAAGAAAATGACGCCAGCCAACCGGCGCAGCGGCCAAAAACGTGGTCAACAGTTGATAACGTTCTGGCGTCCACAGCGCTTCAAAAGCATCGCGCGCGGCGCCGTGATCAAAGTGCGCGCTGGCCTGCTGACCCATTTCACTACGCAAGCGTGCGGTAGCCGCGTGATCAATCTGGTTATCGACAATCACCACGCCATAGGCGGCGCGGGCAGCCGCGTGACTGACAAAGCCACAGCGCACATCGTTGAGTACCGCCTGTTCATCCCGCTGCACCGGCAGGCCATACCCTCCCGCTCCCGGACCACGCACTTCAACAATGTCGCCCGGCTGGCAGCGGATCACATCAGTATTGCCATGCTCGATCACCTCGCCGTCACGCAGGGTGCGGAAATGAGACAAACCACCAGGCAGCCCGCCCAACACCCCTGCCGAGGCAAACACCGAACGGTTGCGGTTGCGCGCAGTGACCAGCGTATCCGGTGCGAAGATCTCGAACACCATCTCGGTAGCCAGCCCGCCGCGAAAACGTCCGGCCCCGGCGCTGTCAGCCGTCAGGCCGTAGCGATGGAAATGGATCGGCACTTCTGCTTCGTTTATCTCAATCGGCGTATTTTTCAGAAAGGCCGATAGCCCCCCGGACCCATCCGGACCATCATGGCGCGGCGTGCCGCCCGCACCACCGCCCACCGGCCCGAGTGACGCCACCACGCTACGATTGGCGGCATCGCTGGTGCGGATATTCATGATCGAGTTACCGCCCGGCGAGTTGGCAGGCAGGCGATCCGGTATCGCCTGTGAAAACACGCCAATGGTAGCAATCTGCGATAGTGCGCAGGTCAGCGAGCGCATCCCGACCGCCGCTGGCGCTTCACAGTTCATCACCGTCCCCGGCGGCAGTATGGCACGCGTCGGGCGCAGCGTACCGGCATTGAGCAGCAGGTTACGATCCAGTGTCGAGAGCACATAAGTGACGCCGACCAGCGCCAGCGGGTGACGCTCACGTCCGCCGGTTGGCATATTCAACGAAGAAGCCAGCTGTGGGTCGCTGCCGGTGTAATCCAGCTCCAGCGTCTCTCCCTGCACGCGCAGGGTGATCGCCACGCGACACGGGTAGCCGCCGTCGCCGTCTTCATCAGCAAAGTCAGCATAGAAATATTCACCGTCGGGAATGGTGGCGATAATGCTGCGCGCCTGCCGCTCGGCGTAATCAAGAATGCCTTCGATGCCCTGAAGAAAATCCTCGACGCCAAAGCGGGCAATGATCTCGTGGATTTTACGCTCCCCAACGTTGACGGAGGCGAGTTGTGCTTTGAAATCCCCCCAGTTTTGATCCGGCACGCGCACGTTAAGGCGCATAATACGCGCCACTTCTTCATTCAGTTCGCCATTACGCACGATTTTCAGCGGTGGAATACGGATGCCTTCCTGCACGATGTCGGTCAGGGAACGCGACAGCGACGCGGGCACGGCTCCGCCAACATCGGTGTTGTGGATATGCCCGACGACAAAGCAGACGATAGCGCCCTGATGAAACACCGGCTTCCAGATATGGATATCCGGCGAGTGGGTGGCAACGTTGCCAGCGTAGGAATCGTTGGTAATGCAGATATCCCCCTCGTCGTAGTGGTCGATCAACGCCAGCACCGGGGCATAATCAATGCCGCTGTACCAGGGGGCACCGAAGCTACGCGGCGAGGCAAACGCCAGCCCATCGCGGCTGACAATCTGGCAGGAGAAATCTTCGGTTTCTTTGACAAAGGTGGAGTGCGCCGTGCGCATCAGGGTGAACGCCATTGCATCAGCCGCTGCTGCACAGTAGTTAGCGAGGATTTGCAGGTTACGTCCGTCAATCGCCATCTCAGTTCACCTCCAGCGGGGTAATCAATAAATTGCCAAATTCATCCACCCGGACCTGCATCTGCGGCGGCACGCAGGTCGTGCAGTCGTCCTGCGCGATGATCACCGGGCCAGATAGCTGATGGCCTGCCCCCAGGCTGGCACGTAGCACCACATCGACCTGATGCTGTGCGCCATCGATCCAGGCACTGACCTGCTTCGCCACCGCCACCGGCCCCTCAGCAGCGGCCAGTCGATTCAGCGTCGGCTTGGGTGTCGGTGAGGCAATGACCAGACGCAGGTTAATAATCTGCACCGGTGCACTGGCATCACAATGACCAAACAGCTGCTGATGCTGACGGTCAAAGGCATCATGCAGAGCTTTGACGTTGGCCTGGGTCAGCCAGGACGCCTCCAGCGCTACCTCAATTTCGAACGATTGCCCGCGATAGCGCATATCCGCGCTGTAGTGCAGGGTGAATGGCATCCCGGCTCCGTGTTGCTCACTGAGCCAGCCGCATGCGCGCTGACTTAACGCGTCGGCTTCGGTCGCCAGTTTATCCGCCAGCGAGCTATCGAGGTCGCTGTAGAGGGTGCGGATAAAGTCGTTACGGATATCCGCCACCAGGCCACCCAGCGCCGATAACACCCCTGGCGTCGGCGGCACGATGACCCCTTTCATATTCAATTCACGCGCAAGGAAGCAGCCCATCATCGGACCCGCACCACCAAACGCGAGGAACCAGAATTCACGCGGATCGAGACCAAAACGCGACAACAAACCGCTGGTATCGCTGTACATGCTGGAGATCGCCAGTTCGATGGCGGTTTCCGCCGTCTCCTCCACGGAAATATTGAGCTTATTCGCCAGTGGCTGCCACGCCGCACGCGCCGCAGCAACATCGACCTGTACCGCGTTATAGCCCAAATCGCCGTGGCCGATCATGCCGCAGGCGGCAAAGGCATCGGTGGCGGTTGGTTGCGTCCCGCCGCGTTGGAAACAGACCGGCCCCGGCAGTGAACCCGCGCTGTCCGGCCCCATTTGCAGTACGCCCTGATTATCGATCCATGCCAGCGAACCGCCGCCCTGTCCCACGGACGTCACCGCCACGGACGGGATATAGATAGGAAAATCACCGATGATTTCGCCGTTCCCCTGCGCCACCTGGCCATCGATAATCACCGCCACATCAGCGCTGGTACCGCCAATATCCAGACTGAGGATTTTGTCGAATCCACAGGCGCTGGCGAGGAAGCTGGCACCGATCACGCCGGAGGCGGTACCGGACAGCACCATCTGCACGCACTCGCTTTTCGCCTGCTCCACCCCCATCACCCCACCGTTGGATTTAGTGATGCGCGGCGGCGGCACCACACCCATGGTTTTCAGCGCACGTTCAAAGGATTCGAGGTAGTTGATCACCATGGGTTGCACATAAGCATTGATGGTGGCGGTGATGGTGCGTTCATACTCGCGGATAATGGGCCAGATATCGGCCGAACAGGAGGTCAGGAGTTCCGGTGCCTGTTCATTGATAATGGCTTTGACGGCGGCTTCATTGTGGCGGTTGCGATAGCTGTGCAGCAACGCCACCACAATCCCCTGGCACCCCGCCGCTTTCGCCCCGGCGATCGCCTCAAGTACCGTTTGGCGATCCACTGCCTGCAACACCTCGCCGTGGCGGTCGGTACGTTCTTTGATGGCGAAAACCCGGTCACGGGAAATCAACGGGGCGGGTCGGCGTGAGAACAGATCGTGGATGTGCGGAATCTTCAGCCGCGCCAGTTCCAGCACATCGCAAAACCCGTCCGTGGCAAACAGCGCCAGTTTGACTCCGCGCCGTTGGATCACCGCGTTGATGCCCACCGTGGTGCCGTGCGTAAAGTAATCGATGTGCTGCGGCGCGATACCGTCACGCTGCTCCAACTGTGCCAATCCGGTAAGAATCTCACTGCCGGGCTGATCCGGCCTTGAGAGGACTTTTAAGGTGTGAATCTGATTGGTTTGCTCATTCAGGACGGCAAAATCAGTGAAGGAGCCGCCAATATCTACGCCAACACGATACATGGTTTTTATCCGTTATCAGGAGAGAGGAAATTCCATCAGCTTGTGCGGGTCCTGCACCACGCGCCAGCCAAGGCGCTGATACAGCTGATGGGCATCATTGGTCGAAAGCATCCAGCGGTGTACGGTTAGCAATTCCGGGTGCGCCCGCACACAGGTTGCCAGCCAACTGCCAAGACCGTGACCACGCCAGTTTTCATCGATGATCACATCACACAGCCAGCCAAATCGGGTGTAGTCAGTGATCAGCCGGGCAAACCCGATTTGCTGATTCTGTTGGTACAAACCAAACGGCAGTGACCCCGCGATAGCACGCTCGGTTTTCGCGCGTGGTTGGCCCTTGGCCCAGTAAGAACGTTCGGCCAGTTGATAATGAATCCAGTCAACATCAAGGCGCTGACGTTCGGTAGAGATGATGAAGTCATCGCGCTGCCACAGATGATCGGCAAGGGTTAAAGCGGTCATGGCAACTCCTTGTAAAGGGATAAATTGAGTGTAAGGGTGGATGAGCAAGCGTAGCGGCTGAAGCCGAAGCCTGAACAGCTAAGATAAAGGGAATTTTGGGCGGTGGAGAAATTTTATGCTGTGGGGGTGGGATCCAGACCGGGTTGGGGCGGTGGCGAGAGGCGCTCGCCGGGCGCTGGCGGCAGCGGGTTGACACCGGGAAGGTTTGGCCCGCTGGCTCTGAGAAGGTTCCGCCCGCCAGGCATTGGGGAGTTTCAGTTGTAACGTGCAGGCGGACGGGTTAAGGCCCGAAGGCGCGGGCCTTAACAATCCGCGCCCTGCGGCGTCCTCGCGCAGCGCTACGCGCTGTTCCCTCGCTTATCACTCAGGCCGCACGGACCGCGCGGATTCGCCATCCATGGCTCATTCCGCTCTCTCGCCGCATCCATGCGGCTCGCCCTGGCCTTCCCTCTGCGCTCGGCGCTGTGGATGCCGCCCACCCCACCACCTGAAAGACCGCAGGAAAAAACAAAAAGCTAAAAATAAAAATCAAAAGCGAGAAGAAAAAAACAGATAAATAAAAAGCGTGCAGCGGTGGGTGGGGCGCCATCCGGACTCGCTGAGCGAATGAAGGCTGCCAGGATGAGCCGCATGGATGCGGCGAAAGGCGGCGTTGAGCAGGAGCGAATCGCCGCCGGTCCGTCGGCAGTTGTAGCGGCGCGATTTATCGCGCAAAAAACACCGCGTAGCGGCGAGGGAGGCTGGCGCGAGGCCCGGGATTGCAAAGGGTGCGGCCAGGCACCCTTTGCTCGGTCGCCGCACCGGCGAGCTGAAACTGCATCAGCCTGAGGCGAACGAAACCCGCTCAGTGCGAACGAAATCACACCTGTGGCGAACGAAATAAGCTCAGTGCAACTGCCCGCTATAAAGCGGAATCACACCCCAAATTCCACCGAATTCTGCTTCGCAATCAGCGACCTCAACGGCACGCTACTCTTCATAATCGGTGACTTAATCACGATATAACTGAAATACTTATCGATGCCGATTTGTGCATCCAGCATCTTCTCAATCACTTCCTGGTAATGTTCAATGCTGCGGGTAATAAAACGCAGCAAATAGTCATAACCGCCGGTAATCAGATGGCACTCCATCAGTTCGTCCACATCGCG
The DNA window shown above is from Pantoea sp. At-9b and carries:
- a CDS encoding oxidoreductase, whose translation is MATAKRPVWFISGCSTGFGRELAQQAIARGFNTVVTARDPAKVQDLVEGHSNALALALDVTQQASIDAAVGKALATFGTLDVLVNNAGYGYQSSVEEGEEQEIRAQFDANVFGLFALTRAVLPTMRKARSGHIINITSVAGFIGFASSGYYSASKHAVEGWSDSLALETAPLGIHVTCVEPGPFRTDWAGRSLHQTPSKLPEYADTAAARMKATSEYSGTQAGDPARAASAMIAITENANPPRHLVMGAWGYDAVTNKLKERLAQIEAWKQTSIDTDFPQ
- a CDS encoding hydantoinase B/oxoprolinase family protein, which codes for MAIDGRNLQILANYCAAAADAMAFTLMRTAHSTFVKETEDFSCQIVSRDGLAFASPRSFGAPWYSGIDYAPVLALIDHYDEGDICITNDSYAGNVATHSPDIHIWKPVFHQGAIVCFVVGHIHNTDVGGAVPASLSRSLTDIVQEGIRIPPLKIVRNGELNEEVARIMRLNVRVPDQNWGDFKAQLASVNVGERKIHEIIARFGVEDFLQGIEGILDYAERQARSIIATIPDGEYFYADFADEDGDGGYPCRVAITLRVQGETLELDYTGSDPQLASSLNMPTGGRERHPLALVGVTYVLSTLDRNLLLNAGTLRPTRAILPPGTVMNCEAPAAVGMRSLTCALSQIATIGVFSQAIPDRLPANSPGGNSIMNIRTSDAANRSVVASLGPVGGGAGGTPRHDGPDGSGGLSAFLKNTPIEINEAEVPIHFHRYGLTADSAGAGRFRGGLATEMVFEIFAPDTLVTARNRNRSVFASAGVLGGLPGGLSHFRTLRDGEVIEHGNTDVIRCQPGDIVEVRGPGAGGYGLPVQRDEQAVLNDVRCGFVSHAAARAAYGVVIVDNQIDHAATARLRSEMGQQASAHFDHGAARDAFEALWTPERYQLLTTFLAAAPVGWRHFLKQQVFKAVAAGAATDIAPQMHAIFANLRQRYPAMKV
- a CDS encoding hydantoinase/oxoprolinase family protein, translating into MYRVGVDIGGSFTDFAVLNEQTNQIHTLKVLSRPDQPGSEILTGLAQLEQRDGIAPQHIDYFTHGTTVGINAVIQRRGVKLALFATDGFCDVLELARLKIPHIHDLFSRRPAPLISRDRVFAIKERTDRHGEVLQAVDRQTVLEAIAGAKAAGCQGIVVALLHSYRNRHNEAAVKAIINEQAPELLTSCSADIWPIIREYERTITATINAYVQPMVINYLESFERALKTMGVVPPPRITKSNGGVMGVEQAKSECVQMVLSGTASGVIGASFLASACGFDKILSLDIGGTSADVAVIIDGQVAQGNGEIIGDFPIYIPSVAVTSVGQGGGSLAWIDNQGVLQMGPDSAGSLPGPVCFQRGGTQPTATDAFAACGMIGHGDLGYNAVQVDVAAARAAWQPLANKLNISVEETAETAIELAISSMYSDTSGLLSRFGLDPREFWFLAFGGAGPMMGCFLARELNMKGVIVPPTPGVLSALGGLVADIRNDFIRTLYSDLDSSLADKLATEADALSQRACGWLSEQHGAGMPFTLHYSADMRYRGQSFEIEVALEASWLTQANVKALHDAFDRQHQQLFGHCDASAPVQIINLRLVIASPTPKPTLNRLAAAEGPVAVAKQVSAWIDGAQHQVDVVLRASLGAGHQLSGPVIIAQDDCTTCVPPQMQVRVDEFGNLLITPLEVN
- a CDS encoding GNAT family N-acetyltransferase, with product MTALTLADHLWQRDDFIISTERQRLDVDWIHYQLAERSYWAKGQPRAKTERAIAGSLPFGLYQQNQQIGFARLITDYTRFGWLCDVIIDENWRGHGLGSWLATCVRAHPELLTVHRWMLSTNDAHQLYQRLGWRVVQDPHKLMEFPLS